One segment of Pueribacillus theae DNA contains the following:
- a CDS encoding Mu-like prophage major head subunit gpT family protein produces MTLDTSKAGWSRLLEPGLRKIFFESWKEYPTQFTQVFNVLNSKKHAEHDLSLTGFGPWEARTSETSAVPYDDPMEGFSIDYTHTEFLKGFKVSRAMVDDELYNQINKLPKNLARSGRAKVETDAASVLNNGFTNTGYDTEPLFSKEHPIKRTGGKVSNLIEVSGATNPEDILNEDTVNEAILLARRTTDDAGLKIVVRPKKLVIPPNLEPQAQRIVNSAQRPGTDLNDINTIKSKLQIVVMDYLDKDDAFFLLDDDVHELNFFWRVRPEFKSEEDFDTLEAKYRGYMRYSHGYSNWRGAIGVRAVASGG; encoded by the coding sequence ATGACGTTAGATACGTCTAAAGCAGGTTGGAGTAGACTGCTCGAACCAGGTCTTCGAAAGATTTTCTTCGAGTCTTGGAAAGAGTATCCAACCCAATTCACGCAAGTATTCAATGTATTAAACTCTAAAAAGCACGCAGAACATGATCTTAGCTTGACTGGATTCGGACCGTGGGAAGCTAGAACTTCGGAAACTTCTGCTGTACCTTACGATGATCCGATGGAAGGTTTTTCAATCGACTATACGCACACGGAGTTTTTGAAAGGGTTTAAAGTTTCTCGTGCGATGGTTGATGACGAACTGTATAACCAAATTAATAAACTGCCTAAAAACTTGGCTCGTTCTGGACGGGCAAAAGTTGAGACGGATGCTGCTAGTGTGCTTAATAACGGGTTTACGAATACAGGTTATGACACAGAGCCTCTATTCTCCAAAGAGCATCCGATTAAGCGGACTGGTGGAAAAGTAAGCAACTTAATTGAAGTATCGGGGGCTACAAATCCAGAGGACATTCTAAATGAGGATACGGTGAATGAAGCTATTCTTCTCGCCAGACGGACTACGGATGACGCTGGACTGAAAATTGTCGTGCGTCCGAAGAAGTTAGTCATTCCTCCAAACTTGGAGCCGCAAGCTCAACGTATCGTTAATTCGGCCCAACGTCCTGGAACGGACTTGAACGATATTAACACGATTAAGTCTAAGCTTCAGATTGTTGTTATGGACTATTTGGACAAAGATGATGCGTTCTTCTTGCTTGATGACGATGTTCATGAGCTTAACTTCTTCTGGCGCGTTCGCCCTGAGTTTAAGTCTGAAGAAGATTTCGATACGCTTGAGGCGAAATATCGTGGGTACATGCGTTATTCGCACGGCTACTCTAACTGGCGTGGAGCTATTGGAGTAAGAGCAGTAGCGTCAGGCGGTTAA
- a CDS encoding phage adaptor protein, whose amino-acid sequence MNLKEIRDDVRSLIIEPTPGFRSNEELNRWINQGHQLLGSAYRIETFQQLNLKTGTTFHQLPEDLLVFKGAWDENNKSIPIIPIASGTDIIDENMEGTAIFRFGDNFVLVAPNVELQTDYSVTLFYDRKPKMLRADSDEPEIPLPFHTYIVSYATMRALQKDEDYEAAEVYRQEFLTGYQRISIQKTPVSQDADIIIEMIKLGILNPAEAAEWLNLPMKKKIWQRVEVEEKGMALMQTGVIDKADLLENTEFVDREQIVERLKQNAEDFITLPSWSDRDGE is encoded by the coding sequence ATGAATCTTAAAGAGATTAGGGATGACGTTCGATCTCTTATCATCGAACCTACCCCTGGTTTTCGTTCAAATGAGGAATTAAACAGGTGGATTAACCAAGGACATCAGCTCCTTGGTTCTGCCTATCGTATCGAAACGTTTCAACAGCTTAATCTAAAAACAGGTACTACATTCCACCAGCTCCCAGAAGATTTATTAGTCTTTAAAGGAGCATGGGACGAAAACAATAAATCCATTCCGATTATCCCAATTGCTTCTGGAACAGATATTATTGATGAAAATATGGAAGGAACAGCGATTTTCCGTTTCGGAGATAACTTCGTCTTAGTCGCTCCTAATGTTGAGCTACAGACGGATTACTCCGTTACTCTTTTCTATGATAGAAAGCCTAAAATGCTCCGTGCGGATAGCGATGAGCCTGAAATTCCTCTCCCCTTCCACACGTACATTGTCTCTTATGCGACAATGAGGGCTTTGCAGAAAGATGAAGATTACGAAGCAGCAGAAGTTTATCGACAAGAATTTTTAACAGGCTATCAGCGTATCTCCATCCAGAAAACGCCTGTTTCTCAAGATGCAGATATTATTATCGAAATGATAAAATTAGGTATTTTAAATCCAGCAGAAGCGGCAGAATGGCTGAACTTGCCTATGAAGAAGAAAATCTGGCAACGTGTTGAAGTTGAGGAAAAAGGAATGGCTCTTATGCAGACTGGCGTTATTGATAAAGCTGACCTTCTTGAAAATACAGAGTTTGTTGATCGAGAACAAATTGTGGAGCGTTTGAAGCAAAATGCTGAAGATTTTATAACGCTTCCTAGCTGGAGTGATCGGGATGGCGAATAG
- a CDS encoding phage tail fiber protein, with the protein MPFSVYAKKETLNHLFRSGSLYLALYNGDPRNGGSEVSASEYERQSISFGEPVESSGSVKAQNNGSVEFPIASSDWGTVDYLAIYDAKTSGNLLDSDQLNDSFEVKANTQFFLDEQNYTIILNDGQ; encoded by the coding sequence ATGCCTTTTTCAGTGTACGCAAAAAAGGAAACGCTCAATCATTTGTTTCGGAGTGGTTCACTTTACCTTGCCTTATACAACGGCGATCCAAGAAACGGCGGATCAGAGGTTTCAGCCAGTGAGTACGAACGGCAAAGCATTTCGTTTGGTGAACCTGTAGAGAGTTCGGGAAGTGTTAAGGCTCAAAATAACGGCAGTGTCGAATTTCCTATCGCTAGCTCCGACTGGGGTACGGTCGATTATTTGGCTATTTATGATGCTAAAACTTCGGGGAATTTACTGGACTCGGATCAGTTGAATGACAGTTTTGAGGTTAAAGCGAATACTCAATTTTTCTTAGATGAACAAAATTATACGATTATCTTAAACGATGGCCAGTAG
- a CDS encoding translocation/assembly module TamB domain-containing protein, with product MYPKKYNTPYNGNGINRVQGFVISETFTFTLAVGDSRQANTVVSVTQTDTEAVGRFEVRGLVESNTITETSIRSIVSRSGNARSETFINSIIKSVLREVGFTNSFTEATSYAQGRMRFAGQTESKTITDTLFNVERFEYVFKPNDYTTAFIKFDHNLEYHSPVNIEQSVLQTDRYNGVSITKSDGFLALRDDELVETVVNATVGIAIQTRSSVNDPWKAKLYADTSGNLHLDGTLVAADGIFTGSLQGVDGTFTGTLQAANGSFTGNLLAASGTFTGELLAASGSFSGNLLAASGTFSGDLQAAGGSFTGELRAASGTFAGTLQAVDGVFTGTLDAVDGNFIGQLNGASGTFVGDLVGGRVIGGRFESHSGGVMTLDPQGIKFNNGRRTYSLNHIMVETNAVGTNVANVYLAPLRGYEARVVSYDDIPGDGHADSYHYERIRTSGVIAPPNQNIVLYTGLEGRCINNAGTAYMPFRASSFPTGSLVEYKENITVWEESALDLINSATIYEYQLKTELEQGIARNRQGLVIGKGFSTPEGIIDGDGVEQYLMNTWSWKAIQELSSKIAALEQKLVKECCSCNHKK from the coding sequence TTGTACCCGAAAAAATATAACACGCCTTATAATGGAAATGGGATTAACCGGGTGCAAGGTTTCGTAATATCAGAAACCTTTACATTCACCCTAGCTGTCGGGGATTCACGGCAAGCAAATACAGTAGTGTCGGTAACGCAAACGGATACTGAAGCTGTTGGACGCTTTGAAGTCCGCGGATTAGTAGAGTCCAATACTATAACAGAAACAAGCATCCGTTCGATTGTTTCCCGATCTGGAAACGCGCGTTCAGAAACCTTTATAAATTCAATTATAAAAAGCGTTTTACGGGAAGTCGGCTTTACAAACTCTTTCACTGAAGCTACATCATACGCGCAGGGACGTATGCGTTTTGCTGGTCAAACGGAATCTAAGACAATTACGGATACCCTATTTAATGTAGAACGCTTTGAATATGTTTTTAAGCCTAACGACTACACGACGGCTTTCATCAAATTTGACCATAATTTAGAGTACCACTCTCCGGTAAACATTGAGCAATCCGTATTACAGACTGACCGCTATAACGGCGTGAGTATTACAAAATCCGACGGCTTTCTCGCATTACGTGACGACGAATTAGTAGAAACGGTTGTGAACGCAACTGTAGGTATCGCGATTCAGACCCGTTCTAGTGTGAATGACCCGTGGAAAGCAAAATTATATGCCGATACGTCTGGAAATCTCCATCTTGACGGGACACTGGTAGCGGCTGATGGGATCTTTACGGGCAGTCTTCAAGGAGTGGACGGCACATTTACCGGTACGCTACAGGCCGCGAACGGCTCTTTCACGGGCAACCTGTTGGCAGCTTCCGGGACGTTTACTGGGGAATTGCTCGCTGCTAGCGGCAGTTTTTCAGGTAATCTGTTGGCAGCTTCGGGAACCTTTTCAGGCGACTTGCAGGCGGCAGGAGGCAGTTTTACGGGAGAACTACGTGCTGCCAGCGGGACTTTTGCAGGCACTCTCCAGGCTGTAGATGGCGTATTTACTGGAACTCTTGATGCGGTAGACGGCAATTTCATTGGGCAGCTAAACGGCGCAAGCGGAACCTTTGTAGGCGACCTTGTTGGCGGGAGGGTCATTGGCGGAAGGTTTGAATCTCATAGTGGCGGAGTTATGACACTTGACCCTCAAGGAATCAAGTTTAATAACGGTCGTCGAACGTACAGTCTGAACCACATAATGGTTGAGACAAATGCCGTCGGCACAAACGTTGCGAATGTTTATTTAGCCCCTTTACGCGGATATGAAGCCCGCGTGGTCAGTTATGACGATATCCCGGGGGATGGCCACGCAGATAGCTACCATTATGAAAGGATTCGGACATCTGGCGTTATAGCCCCTCCTAACCAAAATATTGTTTTGTATACGGGCTTGGAAGGCAGATGTATAAATAATGCAGGCACTGCTTACATGCCCTTCCGTGCAAGCTCTTTTCCAACAGGTTCTTTGGTGGAGTATAAGGAGAACATTACCGTATGGGAAGAAAGTGCGCTTGACTTAATCAACTCTGCGACAATTTATGAGTACCAATTAAAAACCGAGCTTGAGCAAGGCATTGCTAGAAACAGGCAAGGATTAGTTATCGGAAAAGGATTCAGTACTCCCGAAGGCATCATTGACGGAGACGGCGTTGAGCAATATTTGATGAATACTTGGAGCTGGAAGGCGATTCAGGAGCTGTCTTCAAAAATTGCAGCGTTGGAACAAAAATTGGTTAAGGAGTGTTGTTCGTGCAACCACAAAAAATAA